A genomic window from Sparus aurata chromosome 4, fSpaAur1.1, whole genome shotgun sequence includes:
- the LOC115579679 gene encoding uncharacterized protein LOC115579679 — MAQKAVQLDRETFSCPICLDLLKDPVATPCGHSYCKNCIKDHWDTEDEKRIYSCPQCRKSFTPRPELLKNTMLAALVEELKKTGLQAAPADLCYAGPEDVACDVCTGRKLRAVKSCLVCLISYCEKHLQPHFEIPAYEKHKLVEPSEKLQENICSRHDEVMKMFCRTDQQCICILCSMDEHKGHDTVSAAAERTERQRELEGSRHNIQQRIQDREEDVKLLQQEVEAINLSADKAVEHSEKIFTQLFRLMEKRRSDVKQQVRSQQETEVSRVKELQEKLEQEITELKRKDAELKKLSHTEDHNQFLHNYPSLSALSESTHSSSIKIRPQKYFEDVTAAVSELRDKLQDVLREKQTNVSLTETEVDVLLPQPEPKTRTDFLRYSREITLDPNTAHTQLLLSEGNRKVRNMNQPQSYSSHPDRFTYYPQVLSRESLTGRCYWEMKWRGGRVCVAVAYESISRAGRSDESGFGFSDKAWMLDCDTASYCWFKNQHFDIFQFSHNSVATPMLALRSSRVGVYLDHSAGILSFYSVSGTMTLLHRVQTTFTQPLYAGLYVDDGASAEFCRLRYQSSNQFLLSGSETQTVEVLRGEMEQKAVHLDRETFSCPICLDLLKDPVATPCGHSYCKNCIKDHWDTEDEKRIYSCPQCRKSFIPRPELLKNTMLAALVEQLKKTGLQAAPADLCYAGPEDVACDVCTGRKLRAVKSCLFCLVSYCEKHLQPHFDVAQFKKHKLVEPSEKLQENICSRHDEVMKMFCRTDQQCICILCSMDEHKGHDTVSAAAERTERQRELEGSRHNIQQRIQDREEDVKLLQQEVEAINGSADEAVEHSEKIFTQLIRLMEKRRSDVKQQVRSQQETEVSRVKELQEKLEQEITELKRKDAELKKLSHTEDHNQFLHNYPSLSALSESTHSSSIKICPQKYFEDVTAAVSELRDKLQDVLREKQTNISLTETEVDVSLPQPEPKTRTDFLRYSCEITLDPNTAATSLVLSEGNRKATRVSQHQSYSSHPDRFTYWVQVLSRESLTGRCYWEVERRGESGGEGGVYVAVAYKNICRAGRSEECLFGQNDKSWMLYCDRNRYDFHYNKVSTPVSGPQSSRVGVYLDHSAGILSFYSVSDTMTLLHRVQTTFTQPLYAGLHVYPGVTAEFCRLR, encoded by the exons atggctCAGAAAGCTgttcagctggaccgagagactttctcttgtccgatctgtttggatctactgaaggatccggtggctactccctgtggacacagctactgcaagaactgtattaaagaccactgggacacagaggatgagaagaggatctacagctgccctcagtgcaggaagagcttcacaccgaggcctgagctgctgaaaaacaccatgttagcagctttagtggaggagctgaagaagactggactccaagctgctcctgctgatctctgctatgctggacctgaagatgtggcctgtgatgtctgcactgggaggaaactgagagcagttaagtcCTGTTTGGTCTGTCTGatctcttactgtgagaaacacctgcagcctcactttgAAATCCCTGCCtatgaaaaacacaagctggtggagccgtcagagaagctccaggagaacatctgctctcgtcatgatgaggtgatgaagatgttctgccgtactgatcagcagtgtatctgtattttgtgctccatggacgaacataaaggccacgacacagtgtcagctgcagcagagaggactgagaggcagagagagctggaggggagtcgacacaacatccagcagagaatccaggacagagaggaagatgtgaagctgcttcaacaggaggtggaggccatcaatctctctgctgataaagcagtggagcacagtgagaagatcttcacccagctgttccgtctcatggagaaaagacgctctgatgtgaagcagcaggtcagatcccagcaggaaactgaagtgagtcgagtcaaagagcttcaggagaagctggagcaggagatcactgagctgaagaggaaagatgctgagctgaagaagctctcacacacagaggatcacaaccagtttctacacaactacccctcactgtcagcactcagtgagtctacacactcatccagcatcaagatccgtcctcagaagtactttgaggatgtgacagcagctgtgtcagagctcagagacaaactgcaggatgtcctgagagagaaacagacaaacgtctcactgacagagactgaagtggatgttttactgccaCAACCAGAACCCAAGACCAGAactgacttcttaagatattcacgtgaaatcacactggatccaaacacagcacacacacagctgttattatctgaggggaacagaaaagtaaGAAACATGAATCAACCacagtcttattctagtcatccagacagattcacttaCTATcctcaggtcctgagtagagagagtctgactggacgttgttactgggagatgaagtggagaggaggacgagTTTGTGTAGCAGTTGCATACGAGagtatcagcagagcagggaggtCAGATGAAAGCGGATTTGGATTCAGTGACAAAGCTTGGATGTTAGATTGTGACACAGCCAGTTATTGTTGGTTCAAGAACCAGCACTTTGATATATTTCAATTTTCTCACAACAGTGTCGCCACTCCCATGCTGGCTCttcggtcctccagagttggagtgtacctggatcacagtgcaggtattctgtccttctacagcgtctctggcaccatgactctcctccacagagtccagaccacattcactcagcctctctatgctggactttATGTTGATGATGGAGCCTCTGCTGAGTTCTGTAGACTCAGAt atcagagctcaaaCCAGTTTCtgttatcaggaagtgaaactCAGACAGTTGAAgtactgagaggtgaaatggagcagaaagcagttcatctggaccgagagactttctcttgtccgatctgtttggatctactgaaggatccggtggctactccctgtggacacagctactgcaagaactgtattaaagaccactgggacacagaggatgagaagaggatctacagctgccctcagtgcagaaAGAGCTTCAtaccgaggcctgagctgctgaaaaacaccatgttagcagctttagtggagcagctgaagaagactggactccaagctgcgcctgctgatctctgctatgctggacctgaagatgtggcctgtgatgtctgcactgggaggaaactgagagcagttaagtcCTGTTTATTCTGTCTGgtctcttactgtgagaaacacctccagcctcactTTGATGTGGCTCAAttcaagaaacacaagctggtggagccgtcagagaagctccaggagaacatctgctctcgtcatgatgaggtgatgaagatgttctgccgtactgatcagcagtgtatctgtattttgtgctccatggacgaacataaaggccacgacacagtgtcagctgcagcagagaggactgagaggcagagagagctggaggggagtcgacacaacatccagcagagaatccaggacagagaggaagatgtgaagctgcttcaacaggaggtggaggccatcaatggctctgctgatgaagcagtggagcacagtgagaagatcttcacccagctgatccgtctcatggagaaaagacgctctgatgtgaagcagcaggtcagatcccagcaggaaactgaagtgagtcgagtcaaagagcttcaggagaagctggagcaggagatcactgagctgaagaggaaagacgctgagctgaagaagctctcacacacagaggatcacaaccagtttctacacaactacccctcactgtcagcactcagtgagtctacacactcatccagcatcaagatctgTCCTCagaagtactttgaggatgtgacagcagctgtgtcagagctcagagacaaactacaggacgtcctgagagagaaacagacaaacatctcactgacagagactgaagtggatgtttCACTGCCACAACCAGAACCCAAGACCAGAactgacttcttaagatattcatgtgaaatcacactggatccaaacacagcagccaCAAGTCTtgtattatctgaggggaacagaaaagcaacaagaGTGAGTCAACATCAGTCTTATTCTAGtcatccagacagattcacttaTTGGgttcaggtcctgagtagagagagtctgactggacgttgttactgggaagTGGAGCGGAGAGGAGaaagtggaggagaaggaggagtttatgtagcagtcgcatacaagaacaTCTGCAGAGCAGGGAGGTCAGAGGAATGTTTATttggacaaaatgacaaatcttggatgTTATATTGTGACAGAAACCGTTACGACTTTCATTACAACAAAGTCTCCACTCCTGTCTCAGGTCctcagtcctccagagttggagtgtacctggatcacagtgcaggtattctgtccttctacagcgtctctgacaccatgactctcctccacagagtccagaccacattcactcagcctctctatgctggacttcATGTTTATCCTGGAGTTACTGCTGAGTTCTGTAGACTCAGAtag